In Theileria equi strain WA chromosome 3, complete sequence, the genomic window TAAAGGAGCATCTCGAACAAACTACAAGTCTaccattccagtataccaacaagagagtagttTAGAGGGACTGTCTACTGGTAGATAGGGAGagtatactgcattatatccatagggagtATCTGTAAGCCACTATtaagatggagtagtagaatctgaagaaggATTAGGAGATGATGATCCAGACTTTCTCATTCCAGAAAGCTTCTTTAAAAAGTCTCCTTGTGTGAGTTTTTGCCAGTATCCAGCTGCACTAGCTTTCTCAAACAAATTTTCCGGACTTTGAGTATTTTCGAGGTCAAGAGTAGTACCACCTTGTTTAACCATTTGAGCTTCTGAAAACTCATCACTGGGAGGAACTGCGGTGGAAGTAGTAGGGGTAGgagattcttgagaagGCTCTTTGGAACCTTTTAGATTACCAAAAGTACTCCCTACCCTTACTACCTCTTCATTTGGTCTCACTACATTCTTCTTGATCGCATCTACTTTCCTGTCAAACTCACTATAACCAATCTCCTTCCATTGCCCGCCTACCTTCTCAAAGCACTTTAAATTTCCACCACAGCCTCCATGTACTACATACACGAGGGGAGTTTGTGAATCCAACGGGATTTTCAGACATTTAAGCCTAGTGCTTGTCTTTGCTATTTCCACTCTTCCTTCTGTGAACGAGGTAATTTTTACACCCTTCTTGGGAGTAAAGACTTTCCACTTAATTCCATCGTTAGTTTCCTCTTTTACATCTACTATGGATGGATTAGGCTTTGAGATATCCAGTGCTTCACCATCTGTGACATCTCCTCCAAGACCAGCATCCTGCACTGCATAGCCTTACCAGACATACCGTCCACAGTACTACTATAATCCTCATTCTAGTATACCAtctctcaactggtgtgagcaggatggtcagtatggatgagtagtAATCTAAAAGAGGTAAATGTTTAAATCTTAATCAGGCATCAACGTTTAATTCCTTGTTGATAGCCTTGAACTACATCGTATAAAATTGTGGTTTTGCTATGTAGCGCTGCATATATTTTTCGAATGATAAAGTCTTTGGCTTCCTGAGGTGTGCTTTGGAGCTTTAACCTCTTCCTAAATATTTTCATGGATGACATTAATAGCTTACTTGAGTTTAATGAGGGTTGTGTTCCTGAAGCAGGCGATCGTAGAATGCTGCATTAGTTCGACGAGTGTGAGGAGTACATTTGCATGTGCTCTAATTGCCAGATATCCATTAACCAAGAGATTAGCAAATATCTTGAAATTCCTGGAATTTGTGCCTCCAAGTAAATCGATCATTTCTTTGGTAAGCTTAAATGGAGCTTGTTCAAATGCTACATCGGCTGCTGGAGATGTTCCTAATATGAATCCAAAGTCAATGTGGATTATGTGCCCCTTGTCCGAGAGTAGCAAGTTTCCATTGTGTCTATCTTTGACCTAGAAGGGGGTAAGGTAAATACTGGACAAACCTGAAGAAGGAAGCACAATAGTGAATACCCTGCTAGGgatttgataaaattttcaatgGCCCTTGAGAACTTTGGTGAGTTTCGGTCTCCAAACGTATGTACAAAAAAGTGCACAAGGGAGGTGAAATTGTCCTTCCCAATTTGATGTCTACTAACAGTGCCTGGTATTAATCCAACAATGCCGCCAACCTCCAACGGTAAATTCTTTGATAACTCCGGAGAAATGttttcattttccaaaGGATTTGAAAACATTTGGTGCAAAACGCTAGAGTATGGTAGTATGAGAAACGGTTGCAAGAAAATGTCTAGATTATGCTCTGCAAACACCTTTAGCATGAATGACTTGAGTTGAACCACCAAATTGTCTTGTCTTAAATCATCCCTcattttgtaaatgtagcTAATTTCCTTTCCAGTTTTTGTTTTGAAAGATAAGACAAATGGAGAACGTGTAGCTGACTTTAGGAGTTTTACAGAATCCTCATTTATACCAGCTACTGAGCGATCAGTTACATCTGATTTGTACGAGTCTTTAAAGAGGTGCAAGTCTaatccattctttatataatcagataaaattttaatatGTTTGGACAACTCCTCCGACCTCTTTTTGACTGGAACATCACAGAGCGCACGACTAGATAAATTATTAGGCAGAAAATTGGCTTACCTTAAGCTGAGCAATTTTCCATGGAATAAAATTTGTTCCCTATGAATAACCTTGGAATCCTTTGGAAGTttgttaaatatataaCTCTGTTTATTAATAATCTTCATACAGATGTAACGTACCAATATAGTGGCAGCCTTTTTCGTTACGTATGGATTTGTGGAGTGAACCAGACATGCCAGATAATAGTAAATCATATCGCTCACGTTTTCGTTCGTCAGGGCCGTATTTAGCAAATTTAACACCCTGTTTCCTGGGTCTATAGCTACAGATTGAACTATTTGGGGAAGTGTGAAATCTACCAAATTTAAATTTCTGGATAATGAAAGACAAGCTTGTGTTCTTTCTATTATATTTAATTCACCTTT contains:
- a CDS encoding hypothetical protein (encoded by transcript BEWA_005890A): MSVDVKEETNDGIKWKVFTPKKGVKITSFTEGRVEIAKTSTRLKCLKIPLDSQTPLVYVVHGGCGGNLKCFEKVGGQWKEIGYSEFDRKVDAIKKNVVRPNEEVVRVGSTFGNLKGSKEPSQESPTPTTSTAVPPSDEFSEAQMVKQGGTTLDLENTQSPENLFEKASAAGYWQKLTQGDFLKKLSGMRKSGSSSPNPSSDSTTPS